The following coding sequences lie in one Hippopotamus amphibius kiboko isolate mHipAmp2 chromosome 17, mHipAmp2.hap2, whole genome shotgun sequence genomic window:
- the LOC130840348 gene encoding acidic leucine-rich nuclear phosphoprotein 32 family member B-like, with the protein MVSLCSCWDASPPLCPRRGKLSLKRGEERNIDVKRRFHLELRNRTPAAVRELVLDNCKSNDGNIEGLTAEFVNLEFLSSINVGLISVSNLPKLPKLKKLELSDNRIYGGLDMLAEKLPNLTHLNLSGNKLKDISTLEPLKKLECLKSLDLFNCEVTNLNDYRESVFKLLPQLTYLDGYDREDCEAPDSDAEVGGVDEEEDDEEGEDEDKEEDEDGEEEEFDDEEDEDEDKDVEGEEDEDEVSGEEEEFGHDGEVDEDEDDEDEDEDEDEEEEESGKGEKRKRETDDEGEDD; encoded by the exons ATGGTTTCTCTCTGCTCCT GCTGGGACGCCTCTCCCCCCCTCTGCCCCCGACGCGGAAAGTTAAGTTTGAAGAGGGGGGAAGAGAGAAACATCGACGTGAAGAGGAGGTTCCACCTGGAGCTGAGGAACCGGACTCCGGCAGCTGTTCGAGAACTTGTCCTGGACAATTGCAAATCGAATGATGGGAACATTGAGGGCTTAACGGCTGAATTTGTGAACTTAGAGTTCCTCAGTTCGATAAATGTAGGCTTGATTTCAGTTTCAAATCTCCCCAAACTACCTAAATTGAAAAAGCTTGAGCTCAGTGACAATAGAATCTATGGAGGTCTGGATATGTTAGCAGAAAAACTCCCAAATCTTACACATCTAAACTTAAGTGGAAATAAACTGAAAGATATCAGCACCCTGGAACCTTTGAAAAAGTTGGAATGTCTGAAGAGCCTGGATCTGTTTAACTGTGAGGTTACCAACCTGAATGACTACCGAGAGAGCGTCTTCAAGCTCCTGCCCCAGCTGACCTACCTGGATGGCTATGACAGAGAGGATTGTGAAGCCCCTGACTCAGATGCTGAGGTGGGTGGTGTGGATGAAGAAGAGGACGATGAAGAAGGAGAAGATGAGGAcaaggaggaagatgaggatggagaggaagaagagttTGATGATGAAGAGGATGAAGATGAAGACAAAGATGTAGaaggggaggaggatgaagatGAAGTCAGTGGGGAGGAAGAAGAATTTGGACATGATGGAGAAGTTGATGAAGATGAAGACgatgaggatgaagatgaagatgaggatgaagaagaggaagaaagcgGGAAAggtgaaaagaggaagagagaaacagatgatGAAGGAGAAGATGattaa